Proteins from a genomic interval of Gadus macrocephalus chromosome 2, ASM3116895v1:
- the LOC132452733 gene encoding histone H1-like: MVEVAPAAPAAAAAAPAKATKKKTAVKAKNAGPSVSELIVKTVSASKERSGVTVPSMKKALAADGYNVEKNNSRVNTTIKALVLKGTLIQVKGAGASGSFKINKEVKAKKPEVKKAAAPKAKKPAVKKPAAAKKTTPKKVKKTAVKKATPKKVKKPVAAKKVAPKKVVKSPKKAAKPVAKKTPVKKATKPKTVKKAAPKKK; this comes from the coding sequence ATGGTTGAAGTCGCACCTGCTGCtcccgctgctgccgccgctgctccGGCTAAAGCAACAAAGAAGAAGACCGCGGTGAAGGCGAAGAATGCCGGACCAAGTGTCAGCGAATTGATCGTCAAAACCGTGTCTGCCTCCAAGGAGCGTAGCGGGGTTACTGTGCCATCGATGAAGAAAGCCCTGGCTGCCGATGGCTACAACGTTGAGAAAAACAACTCACGTGTCAACACCACCATCAAAGCTCTGGTTCTTAAGGGAACTTTGATTCAGGTGAAGGGCGCCGGAGCTTCTGGGTCTTTTAAGATCAACAAGGAGGTAAAGGCGAAGAAGCCAGAGGTCAAGAAGGCAGCTGCCCCTAAAGCCAAGAAGCCCGCAGTCAAGAAACCTGCCGCTGCCAAGAAGACTACCCCAAAGAAGGTCAAGAAAACTGCTGTCAAGAAAGCTACCCCGAAGAAGGTGAAGAAGCCCGTCGCGGCCAAGAAGGTGGCGCCCAAGAAAGTTGTCAAGAGTCCCAAGAAAGCGGCTAAGCCCGTTGCTAAGAAGACCCCGGTGAAGAAGGCAACCAAGCCCAAAACAGTCAAGAAGGCAGCCCCAAAGAAGAAGTAA
- the LOC132452795 gene encoding histone H3, whose amino-acid sequence MARTKQTARKSTGGKAPRKQLATKAARKSAPATGGVKKPHRYRPGTVALREIRRYQKSTELLIRKLPFQRLVREIAQDFKTDLRFQSSAVMALQEASEAYLVGLFEDTNLCAIHAKRVTIMPKDIQLARRIRGERA is encoded by the coding sequence ATGGCGAGAACCAAGCAAACTGCACGTAAGTCTACCGGTGGAAAAGCACCAAGGAAGCAGCTCGCGACCAAGGCTGCACGTAAGAGTGCCCCGGCCACCGGTGGCGTGAAGAAGCCCCATCGTTACAGGCCCGGTACAGTAGCGCTGAGAGAGATCCGTCGTTATCAGAAATCCACCGAGCTGCTGATCCGCAAGCTGCCCTTCCAGCGCCTTGTGAGGGAGATCGCCCAGGACTTCAAGACCGACCTCCGCTTCCAGAGCTCTGCTGTGATGGCTCTTCAGGAGGCCAGCGAGGCTTACCTGGTTGGTCTGTTCGAGGACACCAACTTGTGCGCCATCCACGCAAAGAGGGTGACCATCATGCCCAAAGACATCCAACTAGCCCGCCGTATCCGTGGTGAACGCGCTTAA
- the LOC132452820 gene encoding histone H2B 1/2-like produces MPADVAKPAPKKGSKKAVSKTAVKGGKKRRKTRKESYAIYVYKVLKQVHPDTGISSKAMGIMNSFVNDIFERIAGEASRLAHYNKRSTITSREIQTAVRLLLPGELAKHAVSEGTKAVTKYTSSK; encoded by the coding sequence ATGCCTGCTGACGTTGCCAAACCCGCTCCCAAGAAGGGCTCCAAGAAAGCCGTTTCTAAGACCGCAGTCAAGGGCGGCAAGAAGCGCCGTAAGACCAGGAAGGAGAGCTATGCCATCTACGTGTACAAGGTGCTGAAGCAGGTACACCCCGACACTGGTATCTCCTCCAAGGCGATGGGAATCATGAACTCCTTCGTCAACGACATCTTTGAGCGCATCGCCGGTGAGGCCTCTCGTCTGGCTCACTACAACAAgcgctccaccatcacctccagggAGATCCAGACCGCCGTCCGCCTGCTGCTCCCCGGTGAGCTGGCGAAGCACGCCGTGTCTGAGGGCACCAAGGCTGTGACCAAGTACACCAGCTCCAAGTAG
- the LOC132452801 gene encoding histone H2A, producing MSGRGKTGGKARAKAKTRSSRAGLQFPVGRVHRLLRKGNYAHRVGAGAPVYLAAVLEYLTAEILELAGNAARDNKKTRIIPRHLQLAVRNDEELNKLLGGVTIAQGGVLPNIQAVLLPKKTEKPAKK from the coding sequence ATGTCTGGACGAGGAAAGACCGGAGGAAAAGCAAGGGCGAAGGCCAAGACCAGGTCATCCCGTGCCGGGCTCCAGTTCCCCGTTGGCCGTGTGCACAGACTTCTTCGCAAAGGCAACTATGCCCATCGCGTCGGAGCCGGAGCTCCAGTCTACCTGGCTGCCGTGCTTGAGTATCTGACCGCTGAAATCCTGGAGTTGGCCGGCAATGCTGCCCGTGACAACAAGAAGACCCGCATCATCCCCCGCCATCTGCAGCTGGCCGTGCGTAACGATGAAGAGCTCAACAAACTCCTCGGTGGAGTGACCATCGCTCAGGGCGGTGTGCTGCCTAACATCCAGGCCGTCCTTCTGCCCAAGAAGACCGAGAAGCCCGCCAAGAAGTAA
- the LOC132452758 gene encoding histone H2B 1/2-like: MPAEVVKPAPKKGSKKAVSKTAVKGGKKRRKTRKESYAIYVYKVLKQVHPDTGISSKAMGIMNSFVNDIFERIAGEASRLAHYNKRSTITSREIQTAVRLLLPGELAKHAVSEGTKAVTKYTSSK, translated from the coding sequence ATGCCTGCTGAAGTTGTCAAACCCGCGCCCAAGAAGGGCTCCAAGAAAGCCGTCTCTAAGACCGCAGTGAAAGGCGGCAAGAAGCGCAGAAAGACCAGGAAGGAGAGCTATGCCATCTACGTGTACAAAGTGCTGAAGCAGGTCCACCCCGACACCGGCATCTCCTCCAAGGCGATGGGAATCATGAACTCCTTCGTCAACGACATCTTCGAGCGCATCGCCGGTGAGGCCTCTCGTCTGGCTCACTACAACAAgcgctccaccatcacctccagggAGATCCAGACCGCCGTCCGCCTGCTGCTCCCCGGTGAGCTGGCCAAGCACGCAGTGTCTGAGGGCACCAAGGCTGTGACCAAGTACACCAGCTCCAAGTAA
- the LOC132452726 gene encoding histone H1-like, whose translation MAELAPAAAPAAAAAAPAKATKKKTVVKAKKAGPSVSELIVKAVTASKERSGVSVHSLKKALAADGYDVDKNNSRVNTTIKALVKKEILVQTKGAGASGSFKLNKEAKAKKPAPKKAAAPKAKKPAAKKPVAKKPAAVKKATPKKSKKPAAKKAAAAKPAAAKKATPKKAKKPVAAKKLVVKTTPKKAAKSPKKAAKPAKKTPVKKVTKPKTAKKAAPKKK comes from the coding sequence ATGGCTGAActtgctcctgctgctgcccccgctgctgctgctgccgccccgGCGAAAGCAACGAAGAAGAAGACGGTGGTGAAGGCTAAGAAGGCCGGACCCAGCGTGAGCGAGCTGATCGTCAAGGCGGTCACTGCTTCCAAAGAGCGCAGCGGAGTTTCCGTGCACTCTCTGAAGAAGGCTCTGGCCGCCGACGGCTACGACGTTGACAAGAACAACTCCCGCGTCAACACCACCATCAAAGCACTCGTCAAGAAAGAAATCCTGGTCCAGACCAAGGGCGCCGGTGCATCTGGGTCTTTCAAGCTGAACAAGGAGGCCAAGGCGAAGAAGCCAGCACCCAAAAAGGCTGCCGCCCCAAAAGCTAAGAAGCCCGCTGCAAAGAAGCCCGTTGCAAAGAAACCCGCCGCCGTAAAGAAGGCTACACCGAAGAAGAGCAAGAAACCCGCAGCCAAGAAGGCTGCTGCCGCAAAGCCCGCTGCCGCTAAGAAAGCAACTCCGAAAAAGGCGAAGAAGCCAGTCGCAGCTAAGAAGTTGGTGGTGAAGACGACCCCCAAGAAGGCAGCGAAGAGCCCCAAAAAGGCTGCCAAACCCGCCAAGAAGACGCCAGTGAAGAAGGTGACCAAACCCAAAACCGCTAAAAAGGCAGCCCCAAAGAAGAAGTAG
- the LOC132452837 gene encoding histone H2B 1/2-like: MPADVAKPAPKKGSKKAVSKTAVKGGKKRRKTRKESYAIYVYKVLKQVHPDTGISSKAMGIMNSFVNDIFERIAGEASRLAHYNKRSTITSREIQTAVRLLLPGELAKHAVSEGTKAVTKYTSSK, translated from the coding sequence ATGCCTGCTGACGTTGCTAAACCCGCGCCCAAGAAGGGCTCCAAGAAAGCCGTTTCTAAGACCGCTGTCAAGGGCGGCAAGAAGCGCCGAAAGACCAGGAAGGAGAGCTATGCCATCTACGTGTACAAGGTGCTGAAGCAGGTCCACCCCGACACCGGCATCTCCTCCAAGGCGATGGGAATCATGAACTCCTTCGTCAATGACATCTTTGAGCGCATCGCCGGTGAGGCCTCTCGTCTGGCTCACTACAACAAgcgctccaccatcacctccagggAGATCCAGACCGCCGTCCGCCTGCTGCTCCCCGGTGAGCTGGCCAAGCACGCCGTGTCTGAGGGCACCAAGGCTGTGACCAAGTACACCAGCTCCAAGTAG
- the LOC132452858 gene encoding histone H4, with amino-acid sequence MSGRGKGGKGLGKGGAKRHRKVLRDNIQGITKPAIRRLARRGGVKRISGLIYEETRGVLKVFLENVIRDAVTYTEHAKRKTVTAMDVVYALKRQGRTLYGFGG; translated from the coding sequence ATGTCTGGACGCGGCAAGGGAGGAAAGGGACTCGGAAAAGGAGGCGCCAAGCGCCACCGTAAAGTTCTCCGTGATAACATCCAGGGAATCACCAAGCCCGCCATCCGCCGTCTGGCTCGTCGTGGCGGTGTGAAGCGTATCTCCGGCCTCATCTACGAGGAGACCCGCGGTGTCCTCAAGGTGTTCCTGGAGAACGTGATCCGTGATGCCGTCACCTACACCGAGCACGCCAAGAGGAAGACCGTCACTGCCATGGATGTTGTCTATGCCCTGAAGAGGCAGGGACGTACCCTGTACGGCTTCGGCGGTTAA